The stretch of DNA AAACCTATTGTATTTGTTTTTAGTCTAGTTTTCATATACCAAATAACTGGTAAAATACTTAAAAAAGAGATAGCATATCTCCAGAATGCCGCAATTTCAGGAGTTGAATGCTCAACTGCTGCTTTTCCAGAAGTCCATGCAACTCCCCAAATTAACATAGCTACAACCATACCAATAAAATATTTGGTATTATTTTTATTATCCATTTTATCTACTTTTTGATTTATTAAAACGCTCGTTGATAAGATGAATTAATCTTATCTTTTTCTTTAAATTCACTTGCCGCATAAAAAGCAAAATTTGGACTTCGTAATAATTCTCTTCCATAAGCCACAAAATCACAATATTTTTCTTCTAAAAGTTTCTCACCTTCAATTGCTGTTGTAACTAATCCAACTGCAATAACTGGAATACTAATCTCTTTTTTTATCTCTTTAGCCCAATTACTTTGGTATAAAGGTTCAATTTTTGGTGTTTTATCTGTTTTTTCTTGATTTCCACCTGAAGATACATGAATAGCATCAATTCCTAGCTTCTCAAGCTCTTTTGATAAATAGATTGAATCATTTATATTCCATCCATCTTTCATCCACTCATCTGCGCTAATTCGTACGATTAAAGGTAAATCAACTTTTTGTTTAATCTCTTTTGCTATTTCTAAAACTAATCTACATCTATTTTCTAAACTTCCACCATAAATATCTTCTCTTGTATTACTCAAAGGTGATAAAAATTCACATAATAAATAACCATGTGCAGCATGAAGTTCAATTGCATCATAATTGGCACTTTTTGCTCTGATTGCAGTTTTTACGAATAATTCTTTAATATTTTTTATATCTTCTAAACTTGCACTAATTGGTGTTTTAAATGGTTCTTCATCACTAAAAGCTATTACACTTGGAGCAATAGGAGTTGTATCTTTAACAGTAGATTTTCTACCTGCATGGGCAATTTGAATAGCTGTTTTTGCTCCAAAAAAATGAATATCTTCATTTAATTCTTTATGTTGAATTATTTGTGAATCTTCCCATAAACCTAAATCTGCATCTGAAATTCTTCCTTTTGGCTCAACAGCAGTTGCTTCAACTATAATAAATCCAACACCACCTATTGCCCTTGCTAAATAATGGGTTTTATGAAAAGTTTTTAACTCTCCACTATCATCACTTTTATACATACACATAGGAGGCATAACTATTCTATTTTTTAGCTCAAGTGTCCCTATTTCTCCTTTTTTAAACAATAAACTCATAACTATTCCTTTTTAAATATCTAATTTTTCCAATTTACTAATTGATAAATTTTCTATTTTATTTTCTATTTTTGCAACAAAAGTTTTAAAATGTTCTTTTTGTTCATGTAAAGCTAAAAACTCAGAATTTTCCCAAGTTTCAACAAAAGTAAAACTATTTTTGTCACTTAAATCTTTGTGTAATTCATATTGAATACAACCTTCATCGTATTTATGTGTTGCTTCATAAAGTTTTACAAGTTCAGAATAAACTTCATCTGTAAACTCTTCTTTTACTTTTATATTTGCAACTATTACTATGTTTTTCAAGTTATTTCCTTATAAAAAGTTTTTAGTTAAAACTTTTTCAAATTTTTCTAGTTCAATATCTAAATTCAAATCACCTTTAAAAATATCATGAACTGAATAAGTTTCCAATGGTTCTAATCCACAAAATTGGAAAGTTTTGTGAACAGCAACATGAGCTTGGTCTAAAGACATTCCATCAAATAAACTATTTTTGTTATCAAAAGCAGATGCTGGGCAATTATAAGTTAAAGATAACATATATTTTTTACCTTGTAATAATCCACCACTTCCGTAAAGTTTTGAAGCATCAGTTCGGCTTCTTCCATCACTTGAATAATGTCGCCCTTGTGTAAATGTTTCATCAAAATATTTTTTTGCAATCCAAGGAACACTCATCCAATAAACTGGATATTGAAATAAAACATAATCTGCCCATTCAAACTTTTCACACTCTTCTTCTACGTTATAACCTTTTTCAATGTTTGTATGTTTTATTTCAAAACCATTTTTAACAAAAAAATCGTTTGCTTTATCTATGTAATGTTGAGTTAATTCACCCTTTGCTACAACATCGTAATATTGATGACCATTTAAAATTAAAACTTTTTTCATATTTTACTCCTTAAAATTATTTGAAAATTATATACACTATAAACTTAATTTACTCTTACTTTACTTTAGGTAAGTAATAGAGTTTAATTTACTTTATGTTATAATGATTTTGAAAATTTAAGGAATTTAATATGTATTATATAAACGATAAAGAATATAGATGTTCAGTTGCTGTAACACTTGATATTTTTAATGATAGATGGAAGTTAGCAATAATTTGGCATTTACTTGATGGAGATAAAAGATTTAAAGATTTACATGAAATTATAAATGAAATTACTCAAAAAACTTTAACAGTAAAACTAAAAGAACTTGAAGAAAAAAATATTATAAATAGAGAAGTTTATGCTGAAGTTCCACCAAAAGTAGTTTATAGTCTAACCCAAGCTGGGAAAAATCTAAAACCTGTTTTAGAAGAGATGCATAAATGGGGAATAGACTATGTCCAAGAGTTTGGAAAAATAACTCCTGAAAATCTTTGTAAAGCAAATATTTGTAATTAAGTCATGGAAAATTTTGTATTAATTTTATTAGCTATTGCTATTGGTTATGGAATAAATAGGTTAAATATATTTTCAAAAGATGCTCCAACAATTTTAAATCAATTTGTAATATATATTTCACTTCCAGCAATGATACTTTTACAAATTCCTAAACTTAGCTTTTCAATGGATACTTTGATTCCAATTATAATTGCTTGGATTGTTATGTTTTTTAGTGCAATTTTAGTTTTATTGTTAGCAAAATTTTTCTCTTTTTCAAAAGAGATTACAGGTTCGCTAATGTTAGTAGCAATTTTGGGAAATACTTCATTTATGGGAATTCCAATCGTAAACGCTTACATGGGTGAAAGTGCAATGCCTTATGTTTTAGTTTATGACCAATTAGGAACTTTTATTGCCTTGGCAGTTTATGGAACTTTTATAGCTTCTTATTATTCAAGTAAAAGCCAAATTACTTTTAAAATAATTACTTTTAAAGTTCTTACTTTCCCACCTTTTATATCTTTAGTCGCAGCTTTATTTTTAATTGGAGTTGAATTTAATCCAATTATTTCAAAAGTTTTAGCTACATTTTCAAGTACAATAGTTCCAATGGCTCTTGTGGCAGTTGGTTTACAGCTACAATTTAAACTACCCCGTGAAGATATAAAACCTTTTACACTTGCTCTTCTTATAAAACTTCTTATTGCTCCAATTATTGCAATAATTATTTGTAAAATATTTTCTTGGAATAATGATGTTTCAATAGTTTCAATCATGGAAGCAGGAATGGCTCCAATGATAACAGCAGGTGCAATTGCATCAATGGCTGGACTTGCTCCAAGGCTTAGTTCTGCTATTGTTGGATACGGAATACTGATATCATTTATTACAACAGCAATTTTATTTAAAATGATAAATTAATATTATAATTTTCTTTAAATAATACACGCATTCTTAATATAAAATAGATACAATACGCAAAAAAATTTATATTAGGATTTGTAATGTTTGATTTTACAAAAAAAGTGATAATCAGTTCTTTAGTTCTAGCAGGTAGTTTGAGTGCTGACTATAAAGAAGTATCAAAGGTTGAGATAGCTCAAATGGAGCAACTTGAATTATTTAAAAGAGCTCAAATAAAAATAAATAAAGCTTATGATACTGGAAGTTTGTATATTTTAAATATCAGTGTTCAAGGAAATCCTGATGAGATTTATTTAACAAAAGATAAAAAACTTGTTCTTGCAGGGGATGTAATTGATGCTTCAAATGGAATGAAAATAACTTCTCCAGCTGATGTAGCTCCAATTAGAGGAAAAGAAGCTTTTGTTTATGGAACAGGAACTGAAGAATACTTTTTATTTACAGATCCTGAATGTAAATACTGTAAAATGTTAGAATCTTATCTTCCAAAAATTCAAGATAAAGTAAAAATCAGAGTGTTTTATTACCCACTTGATTCTCACACAAATGCAAAAGATTTATCTTTATACATAATGAGTCAAAAAACAACAGATAAAAAAGTAACTGCTATGTTTGATTCAACTGCAAGTATAGAAAAAGCTAAAAGTATGAAATATACTCAAGCAGAACTTGAAAAATTAGAAAAACAATTAGATGAACAAATCCAAATTGGAATGAAATTAAATGTTCAAGGAACTCCAACTCTTTTTGATAAAGATGGAAAAAATATTATTTGGGTAAATTTACTAGAAAAATTCGGTATTGAAGTAAAATAAGTATCTTTAAGATACTTATTTTAAAAGAAAAACTTAACTAAAAAATATCCTACAACCATTAACCAAATAAATAAAATCAAAGACAAATAAAAAGGTTTCATTCCTACGTTTTTAAACTTATCAAAACTTGTTTCCATTCCTAAAGCTGTCATTGCCATTGTTAGAGAAAAAGTATCTATAAAGTTTATACTTTTAATTATATTTTCAGATAAAAATCCAAAAGAGTTAAAACCTGCAACTAATATAAACATCACGGCAAACCAAGGAATAATAAGCTTTGTTTTCTCATTTTTATTATGAAATCCAGTTTTAATCAACCAAAAAGATAATAAAATTAAAAAAGGCACTAAAAATATAACTCTTATCATTTTTACAATAATTGCATCTTTTGATACAGCTTCACCCAAAGATGTTGAAGCTCCAACAACATGAGCTACCTCATGTAAAGTTGAGCCAATATAAACTCCCATTTCAGATGCACTTAAATCAAAAATTCCTAATTTATATAAAAATGGATATAAAAACATAGTAATAGTTCCAAAAATTACCACAAAAGAGACAGCAATTGCACTTTTATAGGCTTCATTTTTCAAAACACTTTGAGTTGCTAATACAGCAGCAGCTCCACAAATAGAACTTCCAGCACTACATAAAATAGTAATTTCTCTATCTAGTTTTAAAACCTTCGTTCCTATTATATATCCAAAGATAAAAGTAAAAGCAACTATGCAAAAAGCTATAAAAACTCCACTAAACCCTACTTCTTGAAGATTTTGAAAAGTAAGTCTAAATCCATATAAAATAATCCCAAATCTTAAAATATATTTTGTAGAAAATATAATTCCACTTTGCCAAGTAGCTGGAAGTTTATGTTTTAAAGTATTGGCATAAAAAATTCCTAAAACTATTCCAATAATAAGTGGGCTAATTGCTAAATTTCTAAAAAAATCTGCTTCTGCTACAATTGTTGCAATTAATGCAAAAATACCTACAAATAAAACTCCATAAAAAGTATTTTTAATATTTAATTTATTAGTTTTCATAATATTATTCCTTTGATTTTTGAAGTATAACTGATATATTTTAATTTGTAAAATATATTATTTTTAATATAATGATTAATATTTCTAATAAGGACTTATAAATGACACTAAAAGAGTTGCACTTTTTTTATAAACTTTGTGAAAATCCACAAGTAACTCAAGTAGCACTTGAATTAAATATAAGTCAATCGGCAATTTCCCTGGCTATTAAATCTTTGGAAAATTCTTTAAATGAACAGCTTTTTGATAGAATTGGAAAAAAACTGATTTTAAATGAAAAAGGGAAATATTTTAAGGAAAAAACTCTTTTACACTACTTGGCACTTATTGATGCACAAAATATTTTTCAAGAGAATAAACTTGCAGGAAATATAAGAATAGCTACAAGTAAAACTATTTCAAACTATATAATGCCAAATATCTATTATGATTTTTTAACAAAATATAAAGATGTAAAACTAGATATTTTAACCATAAATTCAAGCAAAATTATAGATAAAATTCTAAAATCTCAACTTGATATTGGACTTATTGAAGTTGATATACAAAATTCAAGTTTAATAAAAGAAAAACTATGTGATGATGAACTAATAGTTGTTACAAGTGACAAAAATCACCATAAAGAAGCTTTTATTGATAGCATAAAAAAAAGATGGATTTTAAGAGAAACTGGCTCAGGAACACGAGAAATATTTATAAATCATCTTGGAGAAATAGCAAAAGATTTAGATATTTTT from Arcobacter suis CECT 7833 encodes:
- a CDS encoding NADH:flavin oxidoreductase/NADH oxidase, with product MSLLFKKGEIGTLELKNRIVMPPMCMYKSDDSGELKTFHKTHYLARAIGGVGFIIVEATAVEPKGRISDADLGLWEDSQIIQHKELNEDIHFFGAKTAIQIAHAGRKSTVKDTTPIAPSVIAFSDEEPFKTPISASLEDIKNIKELFVKTAIRAKSANYDAIELHAAHGYLLCEFLSPLSNTREDIYGGSLENRCRLVLEIAKEIKQKVDLPLIVRISADEWMKDGWNINDSIYLSKELEKLGIDAIHVSSGGNQEKTDKTPKIEPLYQSNWAKEIKKEISIPVIAVGLVTTAIEGEKLLEEKYCDFVAYGRELLRSPNFAFYAASEFKEKDKINSSYQRAF
- a CDS encoding putative quinol monooxygenase, producing the protein MKNIVIVANIKVKEEFTDEVYSELVKLYEATHKYDEGCIQYELHKDLSDKNSFTFVETWENSEFLALHEQKEHFKTFVAKIENKIENLSISKLEKLDI
- a CDS encoding NAD(P)H-dependent oxidoreductase; translated protein: MKKVLILNGHQYYDVVAKGELTQHYIDKANDFFVKNGFEIKHTNIEKGYNVEEECEKFEWADYVLFQYPVYWMSVPWIAKKYFDETFTQGRHYSSDGRSRTDASKLYGSGGLLQGKKYMLSLTYNCPASAFDNKNSLFDGMSLDQAHVAVHKTFQFCGLEPLETYSVHDIFKGDLNLDIELEKFEKVLTKNFL
- a CDS encoding winged helix-turn-helix transcriptional regulator → MYYINDKEYRCSVAVTLDIFNDRWKLAIIWHLLDGDKRFKDLHEIINEITQKTLTVKLKELEEKNIINREVYAEVPPKVVYSLTQAGKNLKPVLEEMHKWGIDYVQEFGKITPENLCKANICN
- a CDS encoding AEC family transporter — translated: MENFVLILLAIAIGYGINRLNIFSKDAPTILNQFVIYISLPAMILLQIPKLSFSMDTLIPIIIAWIVMFFSAILVLLLAKFFSFSKEITGSLMLVAILGNTSFMGIPIVNAYMGESAMPYVLVYDQLGTFIALAVYGTFIASYYSSKSQITFKIITFKVLTFPPFISLVAALFLIGVEFNPIISKVLATFSSTIVPMALVAVGLQLQFKLPREDIKPFTLALLIKLLIAPIIAIIICKIFSWNNDVSIVSIMEAGMAPMITAGAIASMAGLAPRLSSAIVGYGILISFITTAILFKMIN
- a CDS encoding thioredoxin fold domain-containing protein; translated protein: MFDFTKKVIISSLVLAGSLSADYKEVSKVEIAQMEQLELFKRAQIKINKAYDTGSLYILNISVQGNPDEIYLTKDKKLVLAGDVIDASNGMKITSPADVAPIRGKEAFVYGTGTEEYFLFTDPECKYCKMLESYLPKIQDKVKIRVFYYPLDSHTNAKDLSLYIMSQKTTDKKVTAMFDSTASIEKAKSMKYTQAELEKLEKQLDEQIQIGMKLNVQGTPTLFDKDGKNIIWVNLLEKFGIEVK
- a CDS encoding YeiH family protein, which gives rise to MKTNKLNIKNTFYGVLFVGIFALIATIVAEADFFRNLAISPLIIGIVLGIFYANTLKHKLPATWQSGIIFSTKYILRFGIILYGFRLTFQNLQEVGFSGVFIAFCIVAFTFIFGYIIGTKVLKLDREITILCSAGSSICGAAAVLATQSVLKNEAYKSAIAVSFVVIFGTITMFLYPFLYKLGIFDLSASEMGVYIGSTLHEVAHVVGASTSLGEAVSKDAIIVKMIRVIFLVPFLILLSFWLIKTGFHNKNEKTKLIIPWFAVMFILVAGFNSFGFLSENIIKSINFIDTFSLTMAMTALGMETSFDKFKNVGMKPFYLSLILFIWLMVVGYFLVKFFF
- a CDS encoding LysR substrate-binding domain-containing protein, with the translated sequence MTLKELHFFYKLCENPQVTQVALELNISQSAISLAIKSLENSLNEQLFDRIGKKLILNEKGKYFKEKTLLHYLALIDAQNIFQENKLAGNIRIATSKTISNYIMPNIYYDFLTKYKDVKLDILTINSSKIIDKILKSQLDIGLIEVDIQNSSLIKEKLCDDELIVVTSDKNHHKEAFIDSIKKRWILRETGSGTREIFINHLGEIAKDLDIFMQLQDFEEIKTIILNNPNTVTAISKVIVQKELKEKKLFQIKLKNLELKREFYLVYHKEKSKNLLFETLIEFLKSRFI